Below is a window of Humulus lupulus chromosome 2, drHumLupu1.1, whole genome shotgun sequence DNA.
ttagttctatctaaaccttaggttataataaataatatttctaggaccagctatattaatcaaaccttatgttataattaatatttctaaactataggtcaaacttataaaatctataactatttctatgagtttccaactaaatcccggcttgaaccaataaccacgaaaactaaaatactacatgctactactacaacaacaactactactactactactactactactactactactactactactactactactactactactactactactactatctagctaagtaaaactATGAGATGCTacatcaacatatcatctacataaagacacACTATTATGATAAAGTCATTACAAGTCTTAGCGTACAAGAACTTTTCCGTATGGTTGTGTCTCAACCCAtttgaaacaatgactttattaAATTTTTCGTCCCATTGTTTTGGAGGTTGTTTCAAATCATACATTGATTTGACAAGTATACATACTATATGTTtgtttccttgaagaacaaaaccctcaagtTGTTCCATATATACCTCTTCTTTGAGGTTTCCATTTAGGAATAtcgttttaacatccatttggtgaacataaatgttatatatagatgataaggaaaataaCAATCTAATAAAAGTTATCCTTGCTACAGCGGCatgtgtcaaagtaatatatTCTCTTCTTTTGTTTGAATCCCTTGACTACTAATCTAGTCTTAAAAGCTTCTATATTGTCATCAATATGgattttcttttaaatacccaTCTGCACCCAATCATTTTTTACCCTTGTGGAAGGTTAACCAATTgtcaagtgtggttagacataattgaatctattTCATCATCTATTACCTCCTTTCAAAAAGTAGAGTTTCTTGAGGACGTAGTTTCTTTAAATGTTTTGgtatcatcttctatttgaagtataTTATTGGAAATTTCCATATAACTTCTTCATTACTTTCTTCTACTATATATAGTGTCTCCATTTGATAGTGCTTTTCACTTTATCCCAAGtatttaagcctttggcttcttctaggcaataaaAGTTGCTCATCTACCATTTTAAGAGTCTCATCTTGAGGCTCTTTAATTTGAATAGGTCCTTTTGATTTATTgttatcacataacatgttctcaaagaactcaacctctcttgattcaattatctcATTAGACTTCAAGTCTAACAATCTATAAGCTTtgttatttgaggcatagcctacaaatgcacatcttatagcccttagATCCagcttggtccttttaggattcgtgcttttgcaataagcaagacacccccacacttgtAAGATAATCATAAGAATACGATTCAAGATATAACATGCAGAtaacaaggcttcaccccacaaattaaaaaaattaatttcaaatgTAATAGAATAGCATTGCTCATTTtaataaatgttatatttttccTTACTGCTACACCATTTTTTTTGTAGAGTTTATGGGGCgatacattcatgtattattccaCACTCTTCAGAAAAtaagttgaaatcatttaaaGATATATTCACAACCCCTATCACTTTTCAGTACTTTTATTTTTCTTCcgaattgattttcaacttccccTTTATATGTTTTAAATACATCATATAATTCATCTTCATTCTTAagcaatcatctatgaaagtaataaaatatctacttcatCTTATAGTCAACATACAATTTAGTCCACATAAATcattatgtatcaaatctaacaatttagaatttctatcaacactaggaaaatgtttcttaaccattttagattttACACATAGCTCACATTTATCAAGCTCAAtattatcacaattaatcaatccaaatttaattgttcttttaattatACCACAACTACAATGTATACTTTCCTAGTCATTTTTTCATGTCCTACATTGAGGGTTGTAAAAAGGATTATATTTATATCCTACAAAGTAAACATGAAAATTTGTGTCGCAAGTGAAAGTccctgtaattaaaaaaaaaaggacatTCACTCCCCCCATTGGCGGATGTAaaatgtaaaaaagaaaaaaagagctTGGCATTCACGTCCCATAATGCAAGACATgaaatgtttatatgattatacaAAAAAAGTCACACATCGTTTTGAAACAACACATTTGCCCTCTCTCATTTCTATAAATTCAACACTCTGTATTTCtgaacataattaataaaatatttacatttattttatataaataattatttaataatttatttattaaataatttaaaatttaaataaaatgttttataataaaaaaatgttttataaaatatgtaAATTAGAGGAACTTTTCTTATCTCCTGAGACCATTTTTCATATCCCTATTTGCGAGACATGAAAAGTGGACACTTTTCACGACCCCAAATATTATGGCTTGTGCCTGGGCGTGTGAAAAGTCTTTCATGTCCCTCAAAAAGAGACCTAAATGATCCTTTTGTAGTGGTGTACTAAAATCTATATGTGCAAGTTTAATATCCCATAAAGTAATAGattttgagtcaagcatataacagtTGGGGTTTTATGTCTTAATTAAAagccaaattctttgtaatctcattttattatcaataaaagaatagaaataattttttgacttggttaatcactttggtcacaagttttattttcatgattatttgtttaatataaacttctattaaatctcgagcatatagctaatcttatttatagtgacgtaatcacagtggaatataaatatgattatatgttcaaaataagttagtcataagattagtcagtgcacaggatttatactgacttgctaatctacgatatgatctactgacacatcacagtgttatgttctttccagaacattagcaaagtacataagatcggatgtatttgttgcatcggacatgaccaatattgacagttgataagataagtaaacatacagttattatctattctagacatatcatatagtttaccataggtcaattcaatctcaattctgagtggttagtattctaactaattgtattatttgagttctttgagttgttcgttaccagcttaccctacggactagcccatacttacatcttgggaactcggtaatataattgagtcggagtgttaatcatagatatgaacatctatagcttctgatgaagaagtgaaacgatggttttcttttagtttggttcaaggtgttaaatgatagagatctcatttcagtaattaaattagtttactgaaatatcatttacaaggaactaagtgttttaaggataaaatacaatgaggggtaaaacgatattttagtcctatctcattgtagaccgtctatagaggattgagtgaaaattatggttgtaacaatggataatcaatagcgtatctatatttgttatagagcgttctatgatttcaagagtgcaattctgagtctatagtggagtcacggggaattaataacttagtaaatttatttgttagatttatgataacttattggagcttgatttcataggcccatggtccccattgtaccttggataaaatcatctagatagtctcaattaattgatttaattatcaattagaattatcaaagttgaccagatcaattttggatagtttcacagagttatgtacttttgagaagaaaagagaaattatggcacatttattaattaagataaattggtatctaaattaataaataagtttaaataaaggttcaaattataaataattaatttgataaaggatttagaaaattatttaattaattaaatcaatagaaaataatacatgccttgattttaagtccaatgggcttataatcaaatgggaaatttcacgggcctaaagcccatgataatttcgacctagggctttaaaatagttattatttaattgattttttaattaaattaaatggcctaattgagtctataaaaggagtgcttagagagaagtcaaaacataagtttaatcactggttttctgatagttttagattttctctaaacacaagtcattttctaagcctctttgattattttgtcttcttcttctctgtatctttctcatgtgttgagaattgcccacactagtctaggtgattctaaggatacattggaaggatatgaagaaaatagaagattggttcagtttcttgataatactctgcgacagagaggatacaagagttagagaaactgaaggaaggactctttaattctgctgcatatactataagtattctatttattgtttctttttaattcaatttagaaacatgttttaggctatcttgtattaatttgtttaatattagatatatatgaaaataaataaagatcatgtataagttttcccaacaactcgcctgagagcctttggtaatatttattttcatgcatgaacatgtttaaaattagattatttgatatgtttgaataataggatggatttttatgtttttatgaagcattttgattttatgtgattattagcaatttttagattattttgttgtgttttatatgctattaatttttatatatgctttattttgtgtaaaacatgttaaaaattaattgtaaaataattttggtttgaaaaattgcacaaaaaaaattttggaaaaatttggcctggctgcccatgcgtgCGCACGTGGCCAgtccaaattttttattttttttttaaattaaagaaaattaaaattgtggaaataaattatttataatcaaaaccaaaatatatctttttttttgttttatcatttaaaattgtttttttttataataagatatttttgttaattgggatttaaataattagatattttctacaaagattcaaattcaaatttaaaaatagactaacaacttaattttaaatattttaatatattaaaatattataattatgatatcagatatttaagatattttcatttaaattcttgattttttttattaaatctttatttgaaaatataaatatatttttattctatagtttttaatattcaaattattttaaatttgaatattgttagttagatatttttatggatatttgaatttgtttaactattttgagatattttaggattgttataactatttatattttattttattttttaatggttaaaatattagctaatagttataacaacacaagatattttggaaaatagttaagatattgattttaaaattttaaattggttaaattttgaaaaatatcattttttttccagccaattaataaaatatatttttttaaatgggatttaaattaactttggttaattgttgataaatcctatttaaattaaattaatattttttttcaaattaacctaaaccaagtttttttttttatgaaaagatGAGTATATTAGAAACACAAACAATATAACAGTCCATCAGTCCAAGCCAGCTCGGCCAGCCACCAACATTACAAATTCATCATGTAATCAAACACAGCTATATCCCTATGATTGATTTTTATCTTAGGAGTCCTAGTAAGCCTAACTTTTACAGAGTATCTAATCTGTTGAATAACATAGTCAACAGACCAAGAACTAAACTCAAACAGACACTTGTTTCTATTTCTCCATATCAGATAGACAGCAGCCACAAATGTTGCAGCAGCAACTCTTTGCAAAAGACCCTTAGGCTTGCCCATCATCCACGAATGCCAGTCATCAAACCTACTCGGCCAAGCATCTTTTCCCAGCCAGCTCTCCAATCTGGTTCTCAGCTGATGAGAGAAAGAACAAGCAAAAAACAAATGTGAATGGGACTCCTGATACTCTTCACAAACCGGACACAGATCAGAAGTTAAGTGCAAGTGGCACATCTGTAACTTGTCTCTAGTTAGCAGGTGACCAAGAGAAGCTTGCCAAAAGATAAATCTATGCTTAGGCACAGCTAGGGAACACCAAACCACATTAGCAAAATAAACCTTGTTAGTATTCAGCAACCTGTTATAGAGAACTCGCACACTCAACTTATTGTTTCTGACTGCTTCGTCCAAACTCTGAGATGAAAACAGGTCTCTCATATTAGCTATCTTCTTCCAATACCAACTCACATCCTACTGGACTttatatctccaaaaatcctgccCCTTAAGGTAAATGGAGTCAATCCATTTCACCCACAAAATGTCTTGCTTAGAAGAAACAGCCCACACAAATTTAGCAATAAGAACTGTGTTCCAAGTAACCCCATTCTTAAACCCAAGACCCCCCTTGCATTTAGGTTGGCAAACTTGATCCCATGATGTAAAATGCATTTTGCATCTATTGCTACTAATGTCTTTATGCCCCCAAAGAAAGtttctacaaagctggtctatttCCTTTAGAACACTCTTGGGAAGAATGAAGATGCTCATCCAGAACGTCCTAATACTAAGAAGAACATAATTAATTAGCTGGGCCTTTCCTGCAAAAGATAGGTGACGACTTGACCAATTGTGAAGTTTcagttgaatttttttaataatcacAGCGCAATCTCCTGCCTTCCATTTAGTGGTGCGAAGAGGCACTCCCAAATATCTGAGAGGGAAGCACCCCTCATTAAACTGAATTTTATGCATCAGCTTTTTCATCTCACTGTCAGCCACTCCCCCAAAGTACACCTGAGACTTTTTCATGCTGGCTGATAAACCATAAGCCGAGCTAAATGCATTGAAACAGTCCTTAATAATCTGCACTGACTTAATCTCACCCTTGCAAAAAATGATCAGGTCATCTGCAAAACACAAGTTAATAAGCTTCAGTTTTTTACACTTTGG
It encodes the following:
- the LOC133814832 gene encoding uncharacterized protein LOC133814832, producing the protein MRDLFSSQSLDEAVRNNKLSVRVLYNRLLNTNKVYFANVVWCSLAVPKHRFIFWQASLGHLLTRDKLQMCHLHLTSDLCPVCEEYQESHSHLFFACSFSHQLRTRLESWLGKDAWPSRFDDWHSWMMGKPKGLLQRVAAATFVAAVYLIWRNRNKCLFEFSSWSVDYVIQQIRYSVKVRLTRTPKIKINHRDIAVFDYMMNL